From a single Papaver somniferum cultivar HN1 unplaced genomic scaffold, ASM357369v1 unplaced-scaffold_19, whole genome shotgun sequence genomic region:
- the LOC113338492 gene encoding uncharacterized protein LOC113338492 has product MLATSPELVDALTFNSLVDSTVADNLIKDVSIDEIVLALSTIGLSKAPGPDGFSSHFFKVCWAIVGDDFVAAITNFFSKSKMMKEINIYKCITKIISLRMKNVMQNLISENQYSFIVGRSIQDNILVSHEIVRNYHRTSGSPRCSLKIDLKKAYDTVSWQAVLSTKKKMGFPDKFIYWISLCMSTANILKQHIDNGSYGFHPRCSLTKLIHICFVDDVLVFFKGSLSAALYSSSIDSRVLDDIIKCIDCSSSTLPVRYLGIPLLSIRLSYADCLPLIAKVIDSSWCWRRVLEHRSLAHSHIGFILGDGTKTNFLIDSWHPKGKLTDWVDPNILADYFPNSKVKVTDFLTDNKWNLLDPNSESVTKIFSQISDADFDTNGEDIIIWEPNSKGQHSFISWLALHGRLKTRDKLLKWGVSENDKCVLCDNGSESVAHLFHDCHFYALIWEGLLLRIGYVRGATPSWEVEIQWCIAYFSGNDLISSIKKLVFTGFIYQIWRDRNNRIFAKKTCSIHQVSVLIINDIQLKLSTYSRTVIDIPENIRFLMN; this is encoded by the exons ATGCTTGCTACTTCTCCTGAGTTAGTTGATGCTCTCACTTTTAATAGTCTAGTAGACTCAACTGTAGCTGATAATCTTATCAAAGATGTTTCTATAGATGAAATTGTTCTTGCTCTCTCCACTATTGGTTTAAGTAAGGCCCCTGGCCCAGATGGTTTTTCAAGTCACTTCTTCAAAGTCTGCTGGGCCATTGTGGGTGATGATTTTGTGGCAGCTATCACAAACTTCTTCTCTAAATCCAAGATGATGAAAGAGATCAATA TTTATAAATGCATTACTAAAATTATCTCTCTTAGGATGAAAAATGTTATGCAAAACTTGATTAGTGAGAATCAATATTCTTTCATTGTTGGAAGATCTATTCAGGATAATATTCTTGTTTCTCATGAGATTGTCAGAAATTATCATAGAACTAGTGGCTCTCCTAGATGCTCTCTTAAGATTGATCTCAAAAAAGCTTATGATACTGTGAGTTGGCAAGCAGTTTTGAGCACAAAGAAAAAGATGGGATTCcctgacaagtttatttattggATATCCTTATGTATGTCTACTGCAAA TATCTTAAAGCAGCACATTGATAATGGTAGTTATGGATTCCATCCTAGATGTTCTTTGACAAAGCTTATTCACATCTGTTTTGTTGATGATGTCTTAGTCTTCTTCAAAGGTTCTCTTAGTGCTGctctttattcttcttctattgattcaagGGTTCTAGATGATATTATTAAATGTATTGATTGTTCTTCTAGTACCCTTCCTGTCAGATATCTTGGCATTCCTTTATTATCCATAAGACTTTCCTATGCAGATTGCTTGCCTCTCATTGCTAAAGTCATT GATTCTTCTTGGTGCTGGAGAAGAGTTCTTGAGCATAGAAGTTTGGCTCATTCTCATATTGGATTCATACTTGGAGATGGGACTAaaactaattttcttattgatagcTGGCACCCTAAAGGTAAACTTACTGATTGGGTGGATCCAAATATTCTTGCAGATTATTTTCCCAATTCAAAGGTTAAAGTAACTGATTTTCTTACTGATAATAAATGGAACTTACTTGATCCTAACTCTGAGTCTGTGACAAAAATATTCTCTCAAATTTCAGATGCTGATTTTGATACTAATGGGGAAGACATTATTATATGGGAACCCAACTCTAAGGGACA ACACTCTTTTATATCTTGGTTGGCCCTGCATGGAAGACTTAAAACTAGAGACAAATTACTTAAATGGGGAGTTAGTGAAAATGATAAGTGTGTGCTTTGTGATAATGGTTCTGAATCTGTTGCTCACCTTTTCCATGACTGCCATTTTTATGCTCTTATTTGGGAAGGACTACTTCTGAGGATAGGCTATGTTAGAGGTGCTACTCCCTCTTGGGAGGTTGAAATTCAATGGTGTATTGCTTATTTTTCTGGTAATGATCTCATCAGCTCCATTAAAAAGCTAGTATTTACTGGATTCATATATCAGATTTGGAGGGATAGGAATAATAGAATTTTTGCAAAGAAGACTTGCTCTATCCACCAAGTAAGTGTGCTTATTATTAATGATATTCAACTTAAACTGAGCACTTACTCTAGAACTGTCATTGATATCCCTGAAAATATAAGATTTCTTATGAACTGA
- the LOC113339014 gene encoding uncharacterized protein LOC113339014 has protein sequence MSIAQEGCVSEQNRKYIHPQGDFTLSRVNSLSYLKIIQQIKEGFNDEYLKIFKKTSIGHLLDMEPTKLNGAIINSLLRRVIETLVGDDPDSMYFCIGGKVVKYGIWESALATGLSFKGSDVIHSRGCAGSELINKYFLGNKSIKLEELSRKFDSVEQSADKAKLGLVLLLQGVLMGGEYGKDVNLAYFHMVENIEKFNKFPWGKLCQRRMLRCFRIAVSGKKEVEQIGKGKPNAISKSAIAGPGSFKSWYNLYGFPYAFQVWAFEIIPILRESFASRLQPKQFPLVLHYFCDSTRPESSAVENILTSKIEVLACIKPTEREMSSKHMGSVLLMSVDLSESEDDDEDKAEEMEISMEMQSANETWEAAKGKDDDSETQAPQSCSNQDTQLLGEVFAQVKELTSKVSRMDKEMSKLKEDDNGNNQASIKMQEVIDEDERLKGLANDLGEEVYEAAITVFSEMNDYSLSGRYSIPEWRNFKNGGMEILKEVASFTLEQWRTLKKTFENDKEIKSLETKMKEMEYESKNLMYQNDELRKHYNKEINKMQQNHKNHLERINREHEDLKSEMESQRKEREVREMVLRIAAEKKFILFL, from the exons ATGAGCATCGCGCAAGAAGGATGTGTTTCTGAACAAAACCG TAAGTACATTCATCCTCAAGGAGATTTTACACTATCTCGTGTGAATTCATTATCCTACCTAAAGATAATACAGCAAATTAAAGAAGGCTTCAACGATGAATACTTGAAAATCTTCAAGAAGACGTCAATTGGGCATTTACTTGATATGGAGCCGACCAAATTAAATGGTGCAATTATTAACTCTTTGCTACGAAGAGTGATTGAGACTCTTGTAGGTGATGATCCAGATTCTATGTACTTTTGCATTGGAGGTAAAGTTGTAAAGTACGGAATTTGGGAGTCTGCACTCGCGACGGGTTTGAGTTTCAAGGGAAGTGATGTTATTCATTCTCGTGGTTGTGCTGGATCTGAGCTGATTAATAAATACTTTCTTGGCAACAAAAGTATCAAGTTGGAAGAGTTGTCAAGAAAATTTGATTCTGTCGAGCAGTCGGCAGATAAAGCGAAACTCGGACTGGTTCTACTACTCCAGGGTGTTTTAATGGGGGGCGAATATGGAAAAGATGTAAATCTTGCATACTTCCACATGGTAGAAAACATTGAGAAGTTCAACAAATTCCCATGGGGAAAGCTGTGTCAACGGAGGATGCTGAGATGTTTTAGAATTGCTGTCAGCGGGAAAAAGGAGGTGGAGCAAATTGGAAAGGGTAAGCCTAATGCAATAAGCAAGTCAGCTATTGCCGGGCCTGGAAGCTTTAAATCTTGGTATAATTTGTATGGTTTCCCATACGCTTTTCAG GTCTGGGCCTTTGAAATCATTCCAATTCTACGAGAGAGTTTTGCAAGTAGATTACAACCGAAACAATTTCCACTTGTGCTGCATTACTTTTGTGACAGTACACGTCCAGAGTCTTCTGCAGTTGAAAATATACTGACATCTAAG ATTGAAGTCCTGGCTTGCATAAAACCCACAGAGAGGGAGATGTCGTCAAAGCACATGGGATCTGTCCTCCTGATGTCTGTTGACTTATCAGAATcagaggatgatgatgaagacaaaGCCGAGGAGATGGAGATATCGATGGAAATGCAATCTGCAAATGAAACCTGGGAGGCAGCTAAGGGTAAGGATGATGATTCAGAAACACAAGCACCCCAATCCTGTTCTAACCAG GATACCCAGCTTTTGGGAGAGGTTTTTGCACAGGTTAAGGAACTCACATCAAAGGTTTCCAGAATGGACAAAGAGATGTCAAAACTTAAGGAAGATGACAACGGCAATAACCAGGCTTCTATAAAGATG CAGGAGGTTATAGATGAAGATGAGAGGCTGAAAGGCCTTGCGAATGACTTGGGTGAGGAGGTGTACGAGGCCGCCATAACTGTTTTTTCGGAGATGAATGACTACAGTCTGAGCGGAAGGTATAGTATTCCTGAATGGAGGAACTTTAAGAATGGTGGAATGGAGATATTGAAGGAAGTTGCTTCATTTACGCTGGAACAGTGGAGGACCCTTAAGAAAACATTTGAAaatgataaagaaatcaagagtcTGGAAACGAAAATGAAAGAAATGGAGTACGAGAGTAAGAACTTGATGTATCAGAATGATGAGCTACGTAAACATTATAATAAAG AAATAAACAAGATGCAACAGAACCATAAGAATCATTTGGAAAGGATCAATAGGGAGCATGAAGATCTTAAGTCGGAAATGGAATCGCAAAGGAAAGAG AGGGAGGTACGCGAAATGGTATTGCGGATTGCTGCAGAGAAAAAG TTTATCCTCTTCCTGTAA
- the LOC113338283 gene encoding factor of DNA methylation 4-like isoform X1 has protein sequence MDEEMSKLKDSDNRNYQASMDMQEVVDEDERLKGLTNDLGEEVYKAVMTVLSEMNDYSLSRRYTFPEWRNFRNGGMEILMEVASCTLEQWRALKKRLENDKEIKSLEIKMKEMKYENKNLMYQNDELRKHYNEEINKMQLDHKNHLEMIIREHEDLKSEVESLRKERLEEDLRKGRIDLENDMARDKMESELEASNCKIKEMSEKLKKMEREHDDLEYLNQILIAKERRSNDELQEARKELTKELSEMSSRAFIGVKRMGELELKPFYDMCKRKYCSDEANVKAVEICTSWEACLRDPHWHPFKIIEVGNNLQEIINEDDEKLRGLRNEFGEEVYKAVTTAIMEMNEYNASGRFVVSKLWNFREGRKASLNEAVSHLLKQVKTLKRKRT, from the exons ATGGACGAAGAGATGTCAAAACTTAAAGATAGTGACAACCGCAATTACCAGGCTTCTATGGACATG CAGGAGGTTGTAGATGAAGATGAGAGGCTGAAAGGCCTTACAAATGACTTGGGTGAGGAGGTCTACAAGGCCGTCATGACTGTTCTTTCGGAGATGAATGACTACAGTCTGAGTAGAAGGTATACTTTTCCTGAATGGAGGAACTTTAGAAATGGTGGAATGGAGATACTGATGGAAGTTGCTTCATGTACACTGGAACAATGGAGGGCCCTTAAGAAAAGATTGGAAaatgataaagaaatcaagagtcTGGAAATTAAAATGAAAGAAATGAAGTACGAGAATAAGAACTTGATGTATCAGAATGACGAGCTACGTAAACATTATAATGAAG AAATAAACAAGATGCAACTGGACCATAAAAATCATTTGGAAATGATCATCAGAGAGCATGAAGATCTTAAATCGGAAGTGGAATCGCTACGGAAGGAG AGATTAGAAGAGGATCTTCGAAAGGGAAGAATTGACCTTGAAAATGACATGGCCAGAGATAAAATGGAATCAGAACTCGAGGCATCCAACTGTAAGATAAAAGAGATGAGTGAGAAATTGAAAAAGATGGAAAGAGAACATGATGATCTTGAATATCTGAACCAAATTCTTATTGCCAAGGAGCGTAGAAGCAATGATGAGCTGCAGGAAGCTCGTAAAGAACTGACCAAG GAACTAAGTGAAATGTCTAGTCGTGCTTTTATCGGGGTTAAGAGAATGGGAGAGCTTGAACTTAAGCCATTTTATGATATGTGCAAAAGGAAATATTGCAGTGATGAAGCAAATGTGAAAGCCGTAGAGATCTGCACCTCTTGGGAAGCATGTCTTAGAGACCCACATTGGCATCCTTTTAAAATCATTGAAGTTGGGAATAACCTTCAG GAGATAATAAATGAAGATGATGAGAAGCTGAGAGGCCTTAGAAACGAGTTTGGTGAAGAAGTGTACAAGGCTGTCACAACCGCCATCATGGAGATGAACGAGTACAATGCAAGTGGGAGGTTTGTTGTTTCAAAACTTTGGAACTTCAGGGAGGGGAGAAAGGCGTCGTTGAATGAAGCAGTTTCCCATCTACTGAAACAGGTGAAGACTCTTAAGCGGAAGAGGACCTGA
- the LOC113338283 gene encoding factor of DNA methylation 4-like isoform X2 has translation MDEEMSKLKDSDNRNYQASMDMEVVDEDERLKGLTNDLGEEVYKAVMTVLSEMNDYSLSRRYTFPEWRNFRNGGMEILMEVASCTLEQWRALKKRLENDKEIKSLEIKMKEMKYENKNLMYQNDELRKHYNEEINKMQLDHKNHLEMIIREHEDLKSEVESLRKERLEEDLRKGRIDLENDMARDKMESELEASNCKIKEMSEKLKKMEREHDDLEYLNQILIAKERRSNDELQEARKELTKELSEMSSRAFIGVKRMGELELKPFYDMCKRKYCSDEANVKAVEICTSWEACLRDPHWHPFKIIEVGNNLQEIINEDDEKLRGLRNEFGEEVYKAVTTAIMEMNEYNASGRFVVSKLWNFREGRKASLNEAVSHLLKQVKTLKRKRT, from the exons ATGGACGAAGAGATGTCAAAACTTAAAGATAGTGACAACCGCAATTACCAGGCTTCTATGGACATG GAGGTTGTAGATGAAGATGAGAGGCTGAAAGGCCTTACAAATGACTTGGGTGAGGAGGTCTACAAGGCCGTCATGACTGTTCTTTCGGAGATGAATGACTACAGTCTGAGTAGAAGGTATACTTTTCCTGAATGGAGGAACTTTAGAAATGGTGGAATGGAGATACTGATGGAAGTTGCTTCATGTACACTGGAACAATGGAGGGCCCTTAAGAAAAGATTGGAAaatgataaagaaatcaagagtcTGGAAATTAAAATGAAAGAAATGAAGTACGAGAATAAGAACTTGATGTATCAGAATGACGAGCTACGTAAACATTATAATGAAG AAATAAACAAGATGCAACTGGACCATAAAAATCATTTGGAAATGATCATCAGAGAGCATGAAGATCTTAAATCGGAAGTGGAATCGCTACGGAAGGAG AGATTAGAAGAGGATCTTCGAAAGGGAAGAATTGACCTTGAAAATGACATGGCCAGAGATAAAATGGAATCAGAACTCGAGGCATCCAACTGTAAGATAAAAGAGATGAGTGAGAAATTGAAAAAGATGGAAAGAGAACATGATGATCTTGAATATCTGAACCAAATTCTTATTGCCAAGGAGCGTAGAAGCAATGATGAGCTGCAGGAAGCTCGTAAAGAACTGACCAAG GAACTAAGTGAAATGTCTAGTCGTGCTTTTATCGGGGTTAAGAGAATGGGAGAGCTTGAACTTAAGCCATTTTATGATATGTGCAAAAGGAAATATTGCAGTGATGAAGCAAATGTGAAAGCCGTAGAGATCTGCACCTCTTGGGAAGCATGTCTTAGAGACCCACATTGGCATCCTTTTAAAATCATTGAAGTTGGGAATAACCTTCAG GAGATAATAAATGAAGATGATGAGAAGCTGAGAGGCCTTAGAAACGAGTTTGGTGAAGAAGTGTACAAGGCTGTCACAACCGCCATCATGGAGATGAACGAGTACAATGCAAGTGGGAGGTTTGTTGTTTCAAAACTTTGGAACTTCAGGGAGGGGAGAAAGGCGTCGTTGAATGAAGCAGTTTCCCATCTACTGAAACAGGTGAAGACTCTTAAGCGGAAGAGGACCTGA